GGGGcggggggacggggtggggggatTGCTCCATCTTTTTTTGCCTTAACCCTTGTCTTGCCAGTCCTTCCCTTGGCTGGGTGAGCTGCCTCAGCGAGCGGGGGAGGCTGTCCCATCCAGAAGCCACTCGGCAGCCGGCCTCAGGAGCTGCACTCCTCACAGTGACAGGACAGGATGTACCGGTAGGTGGCCGTGAGGCGCATGCCCCCCGAACAGCGCAGCCGCAGTGCCTTCAGCTTGGAGGTCTGGGGCCGGCAGCAGTGACAGGAGGAGCGGAAGGGCTGCTTGAGGACAGTGCTGAAGGAGACCAAGGGCTCGGAGCGCGACGCCTGGCTGCAGTGCCCCTCACACCTGGCCAGGAGTACCATCTGCggagagaaaagaaggggttACCCCCACAGGGGAAGCCAACACCCGAGCCAGCTCCCAGCACAGCATCCCTCAAAAGGCCCTAACACTCCTTGCTGGATGAGGCCGGGGGCTCTCAATCCCCGTTGCACTTCAGAGTCACCTGGCaaatgtgctttttatttattttttattttattttatttttggccacaccccagggcatgtggacgttcccgggccagggatcgaacccatgctccagcagtgacaatgccggatcctgaaccactaggccaccagggaactccagcgaACTTGCTTTAAATGGCAGCACTCAGGCTCCATCTCAGACCAATTGAATTAAAATCCTTTGGCGTAGAGCCCAGGCTTTTGCGGCTTTCAGAGCTCTTTAGGGTGATTTCAAAGTGCACGGAGGGTTTAGAACCACTGGACAAGGCCTACCACCAGGAtgtgcaaatgaaaaccaaagaacCAAAAAATTTCTCCTGACAGGTGGCAGCTGACCATTGGCCCAATGCCAGTGGCACCAGCCTCAAAATGTAGAAAGTCATCCCAAATTGCAATCAGGGAGTAGACAAAGAataattacagaaaaagaaaaaggaatttggagttcccatcgtggctcggcagagatgaatccaactagtatccatgaggatgcagatttgatccctggccccactcagtgggttaaggagccggggttgcagtgagctgtggtgtaggtcgcagacatggctcaggtcccacgttgctgaggctgtggtgtagatcggcagctgcagctctgattcagcccctaccctgggaacttctgtatgctgcaggtgcagccctaaaaagcaaaagaaaagaaaagaaaaggaatttgttATGTGCAGGGAATTActaaggaaaaggaataaaagaatgtggtttccaaaaagaaaaagaagataaccTAAATGACACTTAGGAAGAAATACTCTGGGCATTACAACTTGACACAAGAGAGTGAAATAGAAACTGGGTGTGTTTGGGGCCCTGGAATCACACTTCTGGGCTTATCCACTGAAGGAGCCTGAGATTTGTGCAATCGCATTTTCAGAGCCATTTAGGGCAAATATTCGTATGCATTCATTCTGACCATCTCCATTTTCAAAGGTAGGTTAAAGTGATGAGAAAGCTTGGGCTGAAGGAGCAGAGGTCATGTGTTCTTTATAGTGACTCTTAATGTGGCTTTAGGAAACAGACTCCTTTAAGAATCTGATGCAGgtgtttctcttgtggctcagcggttaatgaatctgaccagcatctgttaggttacgggttcgatccctggcctcgctcattgggttaaggatccggcattgctgtgagctgtggtgtagatcacagatgtggctcagatcccgcgttgctgtggctgtggtgtaggccggtggctacagctccgattagacacctagcctgggaacctctatatgctgcaggtgtggccctaaaaagaaaaaaaaaagaatctgatgcAAACTACTGGAGTTATCCCCAAAGCAATCAACATAAGCACCCACTTTGTATTTTGCATATAGACTAAAAGGATGGAGCAGAAGCCCACTTATATATCACATACAGAAATCCCGGACTCCTGGAGTGGCAGTCATGAGTAGGGTAGGGTGGGTAGCTTGATTCACGAACCTATATAACCTTACATACTGGGACACAGAAGGTAGGGGAAACGGAGATTATTACCCTATGTGTATGTGGGAGGGTCTTACTTGGTGAATTTCATATTAAATGATGGAGAAAAATTGGCCCTCTAATTCCAGAACCCACAGCCAGAACATAAAAAGTGAAACTATCCCAATAAAAGTGTAAAAGATATAGAAATAGGCATGAAACCACTGGACTTTTACTTCATGGTATTTTGGGAATTAAGAGTTATTACTGCAAACTTACCAGCTATGATCTCTGACATCATCATCTAGGACAGAATTTAATACCCAAGAATTAGAAGAAGGAAACTGCCCACCCATCTTTCCAAAAGGAAGAGACGATGACTTCTGGTAATTATAGATCATTTATGAACAGCCTTATCGGAAAAG
Above is a genomic segment from Sus scrofa isolate TJ Tabasco breed Duroc chromosome X, Sscrofa11.1, whole genome shotgun sequence containing:
- the NDP gene encoding norrin precursor, which codes for MRNHVLAASFSMLSLLALMGDTDSKTDSSFMMDSDPRRCMRHHYVDSISHPLYKCSSKMVLLARCEGHCSQASRSEPLVSFSTVLKQPFRSSCHCCRPQTSKLKALRLRCSGGMRLTATYRYILSCHCEECSS